The proteins below are encoded in one region of Ephemeroptericola cinctiostellae:
- the ligA gene encoding NAD-dependent DNA ligase LigA — MLALSESLTRHNQAYYVHDAPVISDAQYDALFNELLALEQQYPQWRTVDSPTQRVGAAPLDAFKKVQHVVPMLSLANAFSSEDIDAFDVRMRDELCATGLLTSDALVEYAVEVKFDGLAINLRYEHGVLVQAATRGDGQTGEEVTENVRTIRSIPLRLHTDAPPAVLEVRGEVLMQRKDFENLNASQLEKGEKLFANPRNAAAGGLRQLDSSITAQRKLSFFAYGVGLVDDQNTQPFPQDSFQRVVMQLADFGLPVYTKDNVVQGAAGLLNFYTSLQSRRDGLPFDIDGVVYKVNNTLQQEALGFVSRSPRWAIAHKFPAQEMTTTVLDIDVQVGRTGAITPVARLAPVEVGGVVVSNATLHNIDELMRKDVRIGDTVVVRRAGDVIPEVVMCIIEQRPADARMFIMPTACPECGSPIVREEGEAISRCTGGLICPAQVKQSLMHFAQRRAVNVDGLGDKLIEQLVDVGLVKTPDDLYQLSVAQLAGLERMAQKSAQNVHDALQVSKNTTLARFIYALGIRHVGEATAKSLAQHFGSLPSVQHASFEALCEVADVGPVVAQAIVAFFADARHQAVIEALIECGMHWDDVLPKADASSAAGMFFGKTVVLTGTLPTLGRDEAKALLEAAGAKVSGSVSSKTHFVVAGAEAGSKLEKAQALGVTVLDESEMLAHLNGG, encoded by the coding sequence ATGCTTGCTTTGAGCGAGTCGCTGACCCGTCACAATCAGGCGTATTATGTCCACGATGCGCCTGTCATCAGTGATGCCCAATACGATGCGTTGTTCAATGAGCTGTTGGCTTTAGAGCAGCAGTACCCACAGTGGCGCACGGTTGATTCGCCGACACAGCGCGTGGGTGCGGCACCGTTGGATGCTTTTAAAAAAGTGCAGCATGTGGTGCCGATGTTGTCGTTGGCGAATGCGTTTTCGAGTGAAGACATTGATGCTTTTGATGTGCGCATGCGTGATGAGTTGTGCGCTACGGGCTTGTTGACAAGCGATGCGCTGGTTGAGTATGCGGTTGAGGTTAAATTTGATGGTTTGGCGATTAATTTGCGTTATGAGCATGGGGTTTTGGTGCAGGCTGCGACCCGTGGCGATGGGCAAACGGGTGAGGAGGTGACTGAAAATGTGCGCACCATCCGTTCGATTCCTTTGCGTTTGCACACCGATGCGCCGCCTGCTGTGCTTGAGGTGCGTGGTGAGGTGTTGATGCAGCGCAAAGATTTTGAAAACCTCAATGCGTCGCAACTTGAAAAAGGTGAAAAGTTGTTTGCGAATCCACGCAATGCGGCGGCAGGCGGTTTGCGTCAGCTTGATTCATCCATCACCGCACAACGCAAATTGTCATTTTTTGCATACGGCGTTGGTTTGGTGGACGATCAAAATACACAGCCGTTTCCACAGGACAGTTTTCAGCGTGTGGTGATGCAACTTGCTGATTTTGGTTTGCCTGTTTACACCAAAGACAATGTGGTTCAAGGCGCGGCAGGTTTGCTGAATTTTTATACAAGCCTGCAGAGCCGCCGTGACGGTTTGCCTTTTGACATCGATGGTGTGGTGTATAAAGTCAACAATACCCTTCAGCAAGAAGCTTTGGGGTTTGTGTCACGTTCGCCGCGCTGGGCGATTGCCCATAAGTTCCCCGCTCAAGAAATGACCACGACGGTGCTCGACATCGATGTGCAAGTGGGGCGCACGGGGGCGATCACGCCTGTGGCGCGGCTTGCGCCTGTTGAGGTCGGTGGCGTGGTGGTCAGCAATGCGACGTTGCACAACATCGATGAGCTCATGCGCAAAGATGTGCGCATTGGCGACACGGTGGTGGTGCGTCGTGCGGGTGATGTGATTCCAGAGGTGGTCATGTGCATCATTGAACAACGTCCTGCGGATGCACGCATGTTCATCATGCCGACGGCTTGCCCTGAATGCGGTTCGCCGATTGTGCGTGAAGAGGGGGAGGCGATTTCGCGTTGTACAGGTGGATTGATTTGTCCCGCTCAAGTGAAGCAAAGTTTGATGCATTTTGCCCAACGTCGTGCGGTCAATGTCGATGGTTTGGGAGATAAACTCATTGAGCAATTGGTCGATGTGGGTTTGGTGAAAACCCCCGATGATCTGTATCAACTTTCGGTGGCGCAGTTGGCGGGTTTGGAGCGCATGGCGCAAAAATCTGCGCAGAATGTTCATGATGCGTTGCAGGTGTCAAAAAACACCACGTTGGCGCGTTTTATTTACGCATTGGGCATTCGCCATGTGGGCGAAGCCACTGCAAAATCCTTGGCACAGCATTTTGGCAGCTTGCCCAGCGTACAGCACGCGAGTTTTGAAGCGTTGTGCGAAGTGGCCGATGTGGGGCCTGTGGTTGCGCAGGCCATCGTCGCCTTTTTTGCCGATGCCCGTCATCAAGCTGTCATTGAGGCACTGATAGAATGCGGTATGCACTGGGATGATGTGCTGCCAAAAGCAGATGCAAGCAGTGCTGCGGGCATGTTTTTTGGTAAAACTGTGGTGCTCACGGGGACATTGCCGACTTTAGGGCGAGATGAGGCGAAAGCCTTGCTTGAGGCTGCGGGCGCAAAAGTGTCGGGCAGTGTGTCCAGCA
- a CDS encoding cell division protein ZipA C-terminal FtsZ-binding domain-containing protein, producing the protein MSEFELSTLVMVAMLLGGLGGYSYWQIRRAQSLQRKPIESAHAHTGAYGAGSMTHDAVGVHTHTASDIPLHRTSPDDMLASAVQSAQDSKRYESVQNAYVPTGVGYALHNESDDEDDVYVRSTAPVISPSPPVYGSKHQSAYDVKPIKENHYAYTPELQTRAQDEAQAFAQTHAAAHSIEHDIISYHDTVTHEIPAVEPVFTPPFKPSVDAIVETPATASTELTAHAPMGSATTASGHAPVYPSTQTPIETPVETSIPATTWLNDPLDVPVEDLMLAADPQFFNQQDLTEQATFSVFDPLIRFSSWIENARPSPIQAIDGVLDLMVSQPKNAHDIERALYDLRLDTDLPLRLYGLRAGQVVARHSEDTNAARQWQPLEQGVLYSGLRLTLQLANASSHASTQLIHDWFELAQRLARRLAAHVNVWPDPAALASYAVYLHDISKRLGAPLVVQLHKPQGLWAAYEVHQQMTQWGLQLDANGQYVARNRDGHVLYRVLNDLNNPRAQDFYRDALATMHVQTLSFCLDLARVKAEYHPQERLWHDMSQLAHDLKAQWCNGMGQNIVPDMLFSHAAEHIPAYVQQLAALGVPAGSLTMKRLLKQRP; encoded by the coding sequence ATGAGTGAGTTTGAACTCTCCACATTGGTGATGGTGGCGATGCTGCTGGGTGGCTTGGGTGGCTACAGCTATTGGCAGATTAGACGGGCACAAAGCCTGCAGCGCAAACCCATTGAAAGCGCACACGCTCACACTGGCGCTTATGGTGCTGGGTCGATGACCCACGATGCGGTTGGCGTGCACACACACACGGCATCAGACATACCCTTGCATCGCACATCTCCAGATGACATGCTGGCGTCTGCTGTTCAGTCGGCTCAAGATTCAAAACGGTATGAATCGGTGCAAAATGCCTATGTGCCTACGGGGGTGGGGTATGCACTACACAACGAATCGGATGACGAGGATGACGTGTATGTGCGCTCGACTGCACCCGTGATTTCACCCAGTCCGCCGGTGTATGGCTCAAAACATCAATCCGCCTATGATGTCAAACCCATTAAAGAGAATCACTACGCCTACACGCCTGAACTGCAAACCCGCGCACAAGATGAAGCTCAAGCATTCGCCCAAACCCATGCAGCGGCGCACAGCATTGAGCATGACATCATCAGCTACCATGACACGGTGACCCATGAGATCCCAGCGGTTGAACCCGTATTCACACCCCCATTCAAACCTTCTGTGGATGCAATTGTTGAAACTCCTGCAACGGCATCTACTGAGTTGACCGCGCATGCGCCAATGGGTTCGGCCACCACAGCATCAGGACATGCACCCGTTTACCCATCCACACAAACGCCCATTGAAACACCTGTTGAAACATCCATTCCAGCAACAACGTGGTTGAATGATCCACTGGACGTGCCTGTAGAAGACCTCATGTTGGCTGCGGATCCACAGTTTTTCAATCAACAAGATTTAACCGAACAAGCCACTTTCAGCGTGTTTGACCCCTTGATTCGTTTTTCATCATGGATTGAGAATGCCCGCCCATCGCCGATTCAAGCCATTGACGGCGTGCTTGACCTGATGGTCAGCCAACCCAAAAATGCACATGACATTGAACGCGCTTTGTATGATTTGCGCTTGGACACCGATTTACCATTGCGGCTATACGGCTTACGCGCAGGGCAAGTGGTGGCGCGACACAGCGAAGACACCAATGCCGCACGCCAATGGCAGCCGCTGGAGCAAGGCGTGCTGTACAGCGGTTTGCGACTGACTTTGCAGCTCGCGAATGCATCCAGCCACGCCAGCACACAGCTGATTCACGATTGGTTTGAATTGGCGCAACGTTTGGCACGCCGTTTGGCCGCGCACGTGAACGTGTGGCCCGACCCCGCAGCCTTGGCAAGCTATGCCGTCTATTTACACGACATCTCCAAACGTTTGGGCGCACCTTTGGTGGTTCAATTGCACAAACCGCAAGGCCTGTGGGCGGCTTACGAAGTGCATCAACAAATGACGCAATGGGGCTTGCAGCTGGATGCGAACGGTCAATACGTTGCCCGCAACCGCGACGGCCACGTGTTGTACCGCGTCCTCAATGATTTGAACAACCCCCGCGCACAAGATTTTTACCGCGACGCATTGGCGACCATGCACGTTCAAACCTTATCTTTCTGTTTAGACTTGGCGCGAGTGAAAGCCGAATATCACCCTCAAGAACGGCTCTGGCACGACATGAGCCAATTGGCACACGACTTGAAAGCGCAATGGTGCAACGGCATGGGGCAAAACATTGTCCCCGACATGCTGTTCAGCCACGCTGCCGAACACATCCCTGCTTATGTCCAGCAATTGGCCGCTTTGGGCGTGCCTGCGGGTTCACTGACGATGAAACGGTTATTAAAACAAAGGCCTTAG
- a CDS encoding alpha/beta fold hydrolase has product MNTQLIQIDGHHVPVHVWLTQHNTDLTPLHFAHANGFPAGSYDTLLKLLAQERTVYAMDHRATWDSSPYQPPSQFTWHNAADDLIAAIEQIAPKGVIGVGHSLGAVSTLLAAIKRPDLFKQILLIEPVMFPTRMFVMFSGLPKPLRAKVFGLVKKTLQRRERWATSEEFTTALSGKSLFKGFSAAVFQDYATHGLRESSKRVMPHASNGSLTLNFRKTWEAQVFLTPPYVWRKIKHLQVPCVVWRGETGDVVPIDAWQKWTKIRPESPVHVLSKLGHMAPLQDPTLMADEIQKNLLSI; this is encoded by the coding sequence ATGAACACACAACTGATTCAGATCGATGGCCATCATGTCCCCGTGCATGTATGGCTCACTCAACACAACACCGATTTGACACCCTTGCATTTTGCCCATGCCAATGGTTTCCCCGCAGGTTCGTATGACACATTGCTGAAATTGTTGGCACAAGAGCGCACGGTGTATGCGATGGATCATCGTGCGACATGGGACAGCAGCCCTTATCAGCCACCATCACAGTTTACTTGGCACAACGCGGCCGATGACTTGATTGCCGCCATTGAGCAGATTGCGCCGAAAGGTGTGATCGGTGTGGGGCATTCATTGGGCGCGGTGTCGACCTTGTTGGCCGCGATCAAGCGCCCAGATTTATTCAAGCAAATATTGTTGATTGAGCCCGTGATGTTCCCGACGCGGATGTTCGTGATGTTTTCTGGATTGCCCAAACCGTTGCGTGCAAAGGTGTTTGGTTTGGTGAAAAAAACCTTGCAGCGGCGTGAGCGTTGGGCCACGAGCGAAGAATTTACCACCGCATTGAGCGGTAAATCGCTGTTTAAAGGTTTTTCTGCGGCCGTGTTTCAAGATTATGCGACGCACGGCTTGCGTGAATCGAGTAAACGCGTGATGCCCCATGCGTCAAACGGGTCTTTGACATTGAACTTTCGCAAGACATGGGAGGCGCAAGTGTTCTTAACTCCACCGTATGTGTGGCGAAAAATCAAGCACTTACAAGTCCCATGCGTGGTGTGGCGTGGAGAAACAGGTGATGTGGTGCCCATCGACGCATGGCAAAAGTGGACAAAAATTCGTCCAGAAAGCCCTGTTCATGTGTTGTCTAAGTTGGGGCACATGGCGCCTTTGCAAGACCCTACTTTGATGGCAGATGAAATTCAAAAAAATCTTTTATCTATTTGA
- the smc gene encoding chromosome segregation protein SMC encodes MRLTQIKLAGFKSFVDPVSFHVPGQLIAVVGPNGCGKSNIMDATRWVLGESRASELRGESMSDVIFNGSSHRKPAARASVELVFENHEGRAAGQWSQYAEIAVRRVLTRDGGSSYYINNQQVRRRDVQDIFMGTGLGPRAYAIIGQGMIARIIEAKPEELRVFLEEAAGVSKYKERRRETENRLNDTRDNLTRVEDILRELNGQVERLEAQARVAQQYRDLQTAAQDKLHFLWLLRLDEALAEQTQITAKINLAQNELESSIATLRHAESELETKRAAHYDLSDAMHAAQAALYEANAEVSRFEAEIKYIMDGRSRVQAQIEQTKVQLVQWNDRKTQLADDVDQMTTEREMALEEQAIRQEQLAIASEDLPQLETRHREALHTMQSTHAAHVQVEQKVARAADEQRNADRQIAALVLRRDRLSQEKIAPGQADARELNQLEHQLNDEMGRQETAQAALFEVEDSLPHAQDALKAARDQAQTEQARIAQLNARLDVLTQLQDKVQSQGQLTPWLEKHNLTTRQRLWQKIHIESGWENALEAVLAERMGGLELSRIDWVKNFFNDVPPSKLSFYANDNSAPAPAVEVVGSLVPLMRMVKVNDPTLNNLMPKWLSHVFVAKSLEEAYSLREQLPEHGVLVTPEGHQLGRNTLRFYVADSEQAGMLARAQEIDNIQTQLRAQDMLADEAEEELRRLQYRVDAYVQQQAAARAQVQSTTAHVHALQMQVQKVSLASQQLMARHAQIDDELAEIVMHEEELMAQKLEAQALFDEGDANLMEAEAKWQDAQADYNALEDQVSTMRNGLRDAENQVRDAQYRVHNLAQRLSDIEYNQTACDQQIEFLNSSHEEQLMQLEEFQDVTSHDGLQEALGLRVERENALAQARTDADALTHELRLAEESRMKLERELEPSRAAIMQLQLAEQAARLNQEQYANQLKEAQVDLTALRAKLAETMDDSTKASALQGEITRLNNQINALGAVNLAALDELNVAVERQSFLNAQTADLVEAMTTLEDAIMKIDKESRDLLKGTFDAVNKNFGELFPELFGGGEARLIMTGDDILDSGVQVMAQPPGKRNSTIHLLSGGEKALTATALVFSLFRLNPAPFCLLDEVDAPLDDANTERFSQLVKKMSAQTQFLFISHNKITMEIANQLVGVTMQERGVSRVVAVDMESALELAGA; translated from the coding sequence GTGCGGCTGACTCAAATTAAACTGGCAGGATTCAAATCATTCGTTGACCCCGTGAGCTTTCACGTGCCGGGTCAACTCATTGCCGTGGTGGGGCCGAATGGCTGCGGTAAATCCAACATCATGGATGCCACGCGTTGGGTGCTCGGCGAATCTCGCGCCTCGGAGTTGCGCGGCGAATCCATGAGCGATGTGATTTTCAATGGCTCCAGTCACCGCAAGCCCGCTGCCCGTGCATCGGTTGAATTGGTCTTTGAAAACCATGAAGGCCGTGCCGCAGGACAATGGAGTCAATATGCCGAAATCGCTGTGCGTCGTGTGCTCACGCGCGATGGCGGTTCGAGCTACTACATCAACAACCAACAGGTGCGCCGCCGCGACGTGCAAGACATTTTTATGGGCACAGGGCTGGGCCCACGCGCCTATGCGATCATTGGGCAAGGCATGATTGCGCGCATCATTGAGGCCAAACCCGAAGAGCTGCGTGTGTTTCTTGAAGAAGCCGCGGGCGTGTCGAAATACAAAGAGCGCCGCCGCGAAACCGAAAACCGCTTGAACGACACGCGTGACAATTTGACCCGTGTTGAGGACATTTTGCGTGAGTTGAATGGTCAAGTGGAGCGCCTTGAAGCGCAGGCGCGGGTGGCGCAACAATACCGTGATTTACAAACTGCGGCACAAGACAAATTGCATTTCTTGTGGTTGTTGCGCTTGGACGAGGCGTTGGCCGAGCAAACCCAAATCACGGCTAAAATCAACTTGGCTCAAAATGAATTGGAGTCGTCCATCGCCACTTTGCGCCATGCGGAAAGTGAGCTGGAGACCAAACGTGCAGCGCATTATGATTTGTCTGATGCCATGCATGCGGCACAAGCGGCGTTGTATGAAGCCAACGCCGAAGTGTCGCGTTTTGAAGCCGAAATCAAATACATCATGGATGGTCGCTCGCGTGTCCAAGCGCAAATTGAGCAAACCAAAGTGCAGTTGGTGCAGTGGAATGACCGAAAAACTCAATTGGCCGATGATGTGGATCAGATGACCACGGAACGTGAAATGGCACTCGAAGAGCAAGCCATTCGCCAAGAACAGTTGGCCATCGCATCCGAAGACTTGCCACAACTTGAAACCCGTCATCGCGAAGCCTTGCACACCATGCAATCGACACACGCCGCACATGTGCAAGTGGAGCAAAAAGTCGCACGCGCTGCGGATGAGCAACGCAATGCGGATCGACAAATCGCCGCTTTGGTGTTGCGCCGTGATCGTTTATCACAAGAAAAAATCGCACCAGGTCAAGCCGATGCACGAGAATTGAATCAGTTGGAGCATCAACTGAACGATGAGATGGGGCGTCAAGAGACGGCGCAAGCGGCTCTGTTTGAAGTGGAAGACAGTTTACCGCACGCACAAGACGCGCTTAAAGCCGCGCGCGACCAAGCACAAACGGAGCAAGCACGCATTGCCCAATTGAATGCACGCCTCGATGTCCTGACCCAACTGCAAGATAAAGTTCAAAGCCAAGGTCAACTCACCCCGTGGTTGGAAAAGCACAACTTGACCACACGTCAACGGTTGTGGCAAAAAATTCACATCGAATCAGGATGGGAAAATGCACTGGAAGCGGTGTTGGCCGAGCGCATGGGTGGTTTGGAATTGTCGCGCATCGACTGGGTCAAAAACTTCTTCAACGATGTGCCGCCATCGAAACTCAGTTTTTATGCCAATGACAACAGTGCGCCTGCGCCTGCGGTTGAAGTTGTGGGCAGCTTGGTGCCTTTGATGCGCATGGTCAAGGTCAACGACCCAACGTTGAACAACCTCATGCCGAAATGGTTAAGCCATGTGTTCGTTGCCAAATCGCTTGAAGAGGCTTACAGCTTGCGTGAGCAACTGCCTGAACACGGCGTGTTGGTCACGCCAGAGGGTCATCAATTGGGGCGCAACACGTTGCGTTTTTATGTGGCGGACAGTGAACAAGCGGGCATGCTCGCGCGTGCACAGGAAATCGACAACATCCAAACTCAGCTGCGCGCGCAAGACATGTTGGCCGATGAGGCAGAAGAAGAATTGCGTCGTTTGCAGTACCGCGTCGATGCCTATGTACAGCAGCAAGCGGCGGCGCGTGCTCAGGTTCAGTCCACCACCGCGCATGTCCATGCGTTGCAAATGCAGGTGCAAAAAGTCAGTTTGGCCAGCCAGCAACTCATGGCGCGTCATGCCCAAATCGACGATGAATTGGCTGAAATCGTCATGCATGAAGAAGAATTGATGGCGCAGAAGCTCGAAGCACAGGCCTTGTTCGACGAAGGTGACGCCAACCTGATGGAGGCCGAAGCCAAATGGCAGGACGCACAAGCCGATTACAATGCGCTTGAAGATCAAGTCTCGACCATGCGCAATGGTTTGCGTGATGCTGAAAATCAAGTGCGTGATGCGCAATACCGCGTGCACAATTTGGCGCAACGCCTCAGTGACATTGAATACAACCAAACCGCATGCGATCAGCAAATTGAATTTTTGAACAGCAGCCATGAGGAACAACTCATGCAGCTGGAAGAGTTTCAAGACGTGACCAGCCACGATGGTTTGCAAGAGGCCTTGGGGCTTCGTGTTGAACGTGAAAATGCCCTCGCGCAAGCGCGCACCGATGCCGATGCGCTCACGCATGAGTTGCGTTTGGCCGAAGAATCTCGCATGAAATTAGAGCGTGAATTGGAGCCCAGTCGTGCGGCGATCATGCAATTGCAGTTGGCCGAACAAGCCGCGCGTTTGAATCAAGAGCAATACGCCAATCAGCTCAAAGAGGCGCAAGTGGATTTGACTGCTTTGCGTGCGAAACTGGCGGAAACGATGGACGACAGCACCAAGGCTTCGGCTTTGCAAGGCGAAATCACCCGTTTGAATAATCAAATCAATGCCTTGGGTGCGGTCAATTTGGCCGCTTTGGATGAGCTCAACGTGGCTGTGGAGCGGCAAAGTTTCCTGAATGCGCAAACCGCAGATTTGGTTGAGGCGATGACCACGCTCGAAGATGCGATCATGAAAATTGACAAAGAGTCACGTGATCTGTTGAAAGGCACGTTTGATGCGGTGAATAAAAATTTTGGCGAGCTGTTCCCTGAGTTGTTCGGTGGCGGCGAGGCGCGCTTGATCATGACGGGCGACGACATTCTTGATTCGGGTGTGCAGGTCATGGCGCAGCCACCAGGTAAACGCAATTCGACCATTCACTTGTTGTCAGGTGGCGAAAAAGCATTGACTGCGACCGCGCTGGTGTTTTCGTTGTTCCGTTTGAACCCTGCGCCATTTTGTTTGCTCGATGAAGTGGATGCGCCATTGGACGATGCAAACACCGAGCGTTTCTCGCAATTGGTCAAAAAAATGTCAGCGCAAACGCAATTTTTATTCATCTCACACAATAAGATCACCATGGAAATCGCCAATCAGCTGGTCGGCGTGACCATGCAGGAGCGCGGCGTGTCGCGCGTGGTGGCGGTGGACATGGAATCTGCTTTGGAGTTGGCTGGGGCGTGA
- a CDS encoding deoxyguanosinetriphosphate triphosphohydrolase, with amino-acid sequence MTWLQQEQHLAPYAAQGKTSRGRRHEETSDPARSPYARDRDRIVHATAFRRLEYKTQVFVNHEGDLFRTRLTHSMEVAQISRAVARNLRLNEDLIEAIALSHDLGHTPFGHAGQDALHACMADFGGFEHNLQSLRIVDVLEERYGAFDGLNLTFETREGILKHCARNKAELLGDVGQRFLEGTQPSLEAQLTNIADAIAYSNHDIDDGLRSGILSIDGMRQMGLFAVHHDDVRQRFPDLRGRREVLETVRRMINAMVVDLTTTTAAQMAAHGVQTIDDVRAAPRLAQFSAEMHLEMQQLKKYLMDHLYRHYQVMRSGTKAKRIVTNLFDAFMDEPRLLPPDYVVDDRGPLQAVRIADYIAGMTDRYAMKEHVRLFAAHEV; translated from the coding sequence GCGCGTGATCGCGATCGCATTGTGCATGCAACGGCTTTTCGCCGACTGGAATACAAAACCCAAGTGTTTGTTAACCATGAAGGCGATTTGTTTCGCACGCGTTTGACCCACAGCATGGAAGTGGCGCAAATTTCGCGTGCTGTGGCGCGTAATTTACGTTTGAACGAAGATTTGATTGAGGCGATTGCCTTGTCACACGACCTTGGGCACACGCCGTTTGGTCATGCAGGGCAAGATGCCTTGCATGCGTGTATGGCGGATTTTGGTGGCTTTGAGCATAACCTGCAAAGTTTGCGCATTGTCGATGTGCTTGAGGAGCGCTATGGTGCATTTGATGGTTTAAATTTAACTTTCGAAACCCGCGAAGGCATTCTGAAACATTGTGCGCGCAATAAAGCCGAGCTGTTGGGCGACGTTGGGCAACGCTTTTTGGAGGGCACGCAGCCGAGCCTTGAAGCGCAGTTGACCAATATTGCCGATGCGATTGCGTACAGCAACCATGACATTGACGATGGCTTGCGCTCAGGGATTTTGAGCATCGACGGCATGAGGCAGATGGGCTTGTTTGCGGTTCACCATGATGACGTGCGTCAGCGGTTTCCTGATTTGCGTGGGCGACGCGAGGTGCTGGAAACGGTGCGGAGAATGATCAATGCGATGGTGGTTGACTTGACCACCACCACCGCGGCTCAGATGGCAGCTCATGGGGTGCAAACCATTGATGATGTGCGCGCCGCGCCGCGATTGGCGCAGTTTTCAGCAGAGATGCATCTTGAAATGCAACAATTGAAAAAATATTTGATGGATCATTTGTATCGTCATTATCAAGTGATGCGCAGCGGCACAAAAGCCAAGCGCATCGTGACCAATTTATTCGATGCTTTCATGGATGAGCCGCGCTTGTTGCCGCCTGATTATGTGGTGGATGACAGGGGGCCGTTGCAGGCCGTGCGCATTGCCGATTACATTGCGGGCATGACGGATCGGTATGCGATGAAAGAGCATGTGCGTTTATTTGCAGCCCACGAGGTGTGA